The genomic window tgggtaagttttagttttagttttaaagaatttataaataaaacaaacaaattttttaatgcagaTTTTGCCAATTTTAACGTTTTTCATAATCCAAAAAAGTAGTAGTACCAATTTCATTAAGGACAATGTTACTCTAACAATTGAACAAGGTACGTTGTTcggagaaaaaattttgaattatttggatgatgaagtattttacacttttaatgGAATTCCATATGCAAAGCCACCACTTGGTGCACTTCGTTTCAAAACACCTGAACCAGCCGAACCGTGGATTGGTGTTTATGATGCTACACAAGTGCGACCTATGTGCCCACAAATTTATGCTCCGGCGTTAGCAGATCTCTTGTCGTTGGGAGGCTTAAACAAAAGTGAAGATTGCATATTTTTAACTGTTCATACAAAAATGGTACGTTCAAAACCAGAAATTAAAATAcagaactaaaattattttttgaattctttgtAGTCAAGCAAGCCCAAACCAGTTATGGTGTGGATACATGGAGGTGGATTGACTTATGGTagtatttttgaagaaaattatggCCCAGAATTATTGATGACTGAAGATATTGTTTTAGTCAAAATTGCATATCGTCTAAATAtctttggtaaaaaaattaagtttatcgaattaaataaagaaatgggTGTTTTTACTTCTAGATTGAACAAACAAGACGCgcttcttaaaaaataataccaaaaataaCTACTTGAATACACTTTGTtctaaaaatgttctttaatcTGTCAGTATGacgaaaaattatgaaagtgaAATTTGCAAACAAAAGCGTGCTTTATGGGGATATATCCAGTtaggatttttaaataatcgatatttttttgcatttctggAAGATAAAcgcctaaaaaataaaatttaactgagagtaaacgtcttttgaaactttaaatacgtttttcttgaaacaacgttttcaaaatcggtgagcaagatttctccaaaacgaCTTGGCCGATCGGTTTGGAATTTTTCGAATCCTCTTTAATATTTTCCTCCGTTATTAatcgtaataatttgaaaagAGTTTTTGTCGATGTCTCAGAAAATTATCGttcaatgataaaataaagcatattttcgtgctttttttctaaaataatagaatgaaaattataactcGCATGAAAAGTTGATGTTGctctattcaaaaaattttgtggatcCACACTTGTTTTGTactaaattagaaattatttttagaagtttaaattgtttatctaaaaaatcaactttatatagatgattaatcatatttttatcgttttagGATTTTTAAGTATTGATGATTCGAAGTATGATATTCCTGGTAATGCTGGCTTTAAAGATCAAGTTTTGGCATTAAAATGGGTTCAGAAGAACATTCATCATTTTGGTGGTGATCCGAATCAAGTAACAATTTTTGGTGAAAGTGCTGGCGGTGCAGcagtacaatatttaataatgtcaCCATTAGCCAAAGGATTGTTCCACCGTGCTATTTCTCAAAGTGGTGCAGCTGATAGTCCATGGCTGACATCTCCGCATAAATACCCCGCACTGGCTAAAGCTTTAAAATGTAGCtctgaaaaattaaatgatattgtACACTGCATAAATGGTACAACTACTGATCTTTTAAATgctttagaaataataaatgaatcacAAGAATTTAATAAGGTAAAGTATTAccttagtattattattatttttatgatttaccAACAGGTcttgttaaaaacaatttttcgaaaatttaactGATGCAAGAGAAATCCAACACGTACGTAATGCAATGTTGCCCACGCCGCGCCTGTAGATCCGAACGGGAACGTTTCATATATATGACCTATACTATAGGCCAT from Chrysoperla carnea chromosome 2, inChrCarn1.1, whole genome shotgun sequence includes these protein-coding regions:
- the LOC123291804 gene encoding carboxylesterase 1F-like isoform X2 → MKFLINSWILPILTFFIIQKSSSTNFIKDNVTLTIEQGTLFGEKILNYLDDEVFYTFNGIPYAKPPLGALRFKTPEPAEPWIGVYDATQVRPMCPQIYAPALADLLSLGGLNKSEDCIFLTVHTKMSSKPKPVMVWIHGGGLTYGSIFEENYGPELLMTEDIVLVKIAYRLNIFGFLSIDDSKYDIPGNAGFKDQVLALKWVQKNIHHFGGDPNQVTIFGESAGGAAVQYLIMSPLAKGLFHRAISQSGAADSPWLTSPHKYPALAKALKCSSEKLNDIVHCINGTTTDLLNALEIINESQEFNKKLKNGELMKFNCLTIEKEHPNSFIADKTENIIKSGKYNTVPTMIGFTSNEGEIVINWSSIKPDLTDYRKLIPKDIKIDLESEEAYQLGKKIKEFYYGDQKPSHDLLDNYIDYMTDVLILEKVYKFTKLHANTVTKVPTYFYQLDLFTKLNVRYPANPNKRMVVHFDDVRYLFYSKDRIPEPYFDSHSKEFIGIHRMLKLWTTFAKTGNPNPVDEPLIDVKWLPIEPNKFNYLKISDDLELKQNPAEERMKFWEEVYSHYLEDHKLCESSSEQCS